In Microcoleus sp. bin38.metabat.b11b12b14.051, a single genomic region encodes these proteins:
- a CDS encoding Hpt domain-containing protein, with amino-acid sequence MRLFIEEAKEHLDTLENGLVDLKSTMKDPESVQEMFRAAHSVKGGAAMLSLDSIKTTAHRLEDCFKVLKDGPVKQVDQTAESLFLKGVDTLKDLIARLEGPFGLRNEEGEKLVQQVMPVFAQLETHLKNLAAGKVPAVATAGSRAPGAAPAAGAAPANFAGEVMVLLKEMLQVFKQKESAASRQELAAVCVRLYKLGAKFEPWQNLVKIARGAIVNPKNSYKVLAPLIIKELKDAGDLVQGGKVKTIAPSKNLLLLAAAPKPAEASATAAPAAAKPAALPAEPKAVVKLLLKTFNKKQLSEIAKLLVHALKSSS; translated from the coding sequence ATGCGTTTGTTTATCGAAGAGGCTAAGGAGCATCTCGATACTCTAGAAAATGGTTTAGTGGATTTGAAGTCCACCATGAAAGATCCCGAAAGCGTCCAGGAGATGTTTCGAGCCGCCCACTCGGTGAAGGGAGGGGCGGCTATGCTCAGCTTGGATAGTATTAAAACAACCGCTCACCGCTTGGAAGATTGTTTTAAGGTGCTCAAGGACGGGCCCGTCAAGCAGGTTGACCAAACGGCAGAATCCTTATTTTTAAAGGGAGTTGATACGCTTAAAGACTTGATCGCACGACTGGAAGGGCCTTTTGGCTTGAGGAATGAAGAGGGAGAAAAACTTGTCCAGCAGGTGATGCCAGTTTTTGCTCAACTGGAAACTCATCTCAAAAACTTGGCGGCGGGTAAAGTTCCAGCGGTTGCTACTGCTGGCTCTCGTGCGCCCGGGGCGGCTCCAGCAGCCGGGGCCGCGCCGGCAAATTTTGCTGGTGAAGTCATGGTTTTACTTAAAGAGATGTTGCAGGTGTTCAAGCAGAAAGAATCTGCTGCTAGCCGTCAGGAGTTGGCGGCTGTGTGCGTTCGCCTCTATAAGTTGGGAGCTAAATTTGAGCCTTGGCAAAATTTAGTTAAAATAGCTAGAGGGGCGATCGTTAATCCCAAAAACTCTTATAAAGTCTTAGCTCCGCTGATTATCAAAGAACTCAAGGATGCTGGGGATTTGGTACAAGGGGGGAAAGTCAAGACGATCGCTCCGAGTAAAAATTTGCTACTTTTGGCAGCGGCCCCAAAACCAGCAGAGGCAAGCGCGACAGCAGCACCAGCAGCAGCGAAGCCAGCAGCACTTCCCGCCGAACCGAAGGCGGTAGTGAAGCTTTTGCTCAAAACCTTCAACAAAAAGCAACTCTCGGAAATTGCCAAGTTACTGGTTCACGCGCTCAAATCCTCTTCCTAG
- a CDS encoding Fur family transcriptional regulator, which produces MKPIRSLEDALNRCQAMGMRLSRQRRFILELLWDAKEHLSAREIYDRLNQQAHSIGHTSVYQNLEALSSSGIIECVERSDGRLYGNVSDSHSHVNCLDTAQILDVHVELPIELLEQIQQQTGVKIVDYRIDFYGYRSSVPAAEESSVSDTPKAS; this is translated from the coding sequence GTGAAACCAATTCGTTCATTAGAAGATGCTTTAAACCGCTGTCAGGCGATGGGAATGCGCTTGAGCCGCCAGCGTCGATTTATTCTAGAACTTTTGTGGGATGCCAAAGAACACCTCTCGGCTCGCGAAATTTACGATCGCCTGAACCAACAAGCGCATTCGATCGGTCATACTTCTGTTTATCAAAATCTCGAAGCTTTGTCGAGCTCCGGGATTATTGAGTGCGTAGAACGCTCGGACGGACGCTTGTATGGGAATGTCAGCGATTCTCACTCTCATGTTAATTGTCTCGATACGGCTCAAATCCTCGACGTTCACGTGGAATTGCCGATCGAATTGCTGGAACAAATTCAACAGCAAACTGGTGTAAAAATTGTAGACTACCGGATTGATTTCTACGGATACCGCTCGTCCGTACCAGCCGCGGAAGAATCGAGTGTCAGCGATACGCCGAAAGCTTCGTAA
- a CDS encoding DUF3685 domain-containing protein, translated as MTNLQLLSIDRDPIFRLGLRVACEQHPDLEFVAEVANATEAFPILEARSIASGSTQKPADLAILAVETLNVRSAHIAALAACRQLKSLYPNLPLLLLGGPLTGDMLVELQAAGANGYCPKGRDIAQTIAAIRAVASGSSYWPADAAANSEIELNSAVQTIENSPASKGEKAGAPIVDRPVHKKILAYFCLSGLQEIDAALAVVKADLQQVKAAEPTDLVTILDGVVLSGKRRELLAARWIVSQLMFEGRSKKEEARSKKEEEDGRRNTGEGRGENLLNNAQLQVANSRFSAESLAVASDWQGSLFDSVAGKLQLDLVNLTGVPLEIDILRSTKQRELMSSIVRKLRDLLEELRFSQVQQTQLSEKMPAILQDLWEATIIDFFGRYYRVQTGETRVVDGSQSSLKLLESQAGSSAALFAASSVEVVPVLLADEKAVAVEILDKIPMTVDLFAHFLFEIPLTVDNISCVAGSPPAMQRAEALLENLVIQVASGVVQPLLNNFADIEEIKQTFYDGKLISTREIERFRNDLSWRYRWDSYFVEPKAIFESRFWLFVLGDSGIKRISIYAPRNLELAQLSGWQLALTLLLETRDAITPRVRAVISLLGAAVVYVLTQVIGRGIGLVGRGIIQGIGSSLQDTKFGKNG; from the coding sequence GTGACTAATTTGCAACTGTTGTCGATCGATCGCGACCCCATTTTCCGGCTGGGGCTGCGAGTCGCCTGCGAGCAGCATCCAGACTTGGAATTTGTCGCAGAGGTTGCCAACGCAACCGAGGCGTTCCCGATTCTGGAAGCTCGCTCGATCGCCTCTGGATCAACCCAGAAGCCCGCTGATTTGGCAATTTTGGCTGTTGAGACCCTGAATGTGCGATCGGCTCACATCGCAGCGCTGGCGGCTTGTCGGCAACTCAAAAGTTTGTACCCCAACCTGCCGCTATTGCTGCTGGGAGGGCCGCTGACAGGGGATATGTTGGTAGAATTACAGGCTGCGGGCGCAAATGGCTATTGTCCTAAAGGTAGAGATATTGCCCAGACGATCGCAGCGATTCGCGCCGTGGCATCGGGCAGCAGTTATTGGCCGGCGGATGCGGCAGCTAACTCGGAAATAGAGCTAAATTCAGCGGTTCAAACAATAGAAAACTCCCCAGCAAGTAAAGGGGAAAAAGCAGGCGCTCCGATAGTCGATCGGCCAGTACACAAAAAAATACTGGCTTATTTTTGTTTGTCTGGATTGCAGGAAATAGATGCAGCTTTGGCGGTTGTCAAAGCTGATTTGCAACAAGTTAAAGCGGCAGAGCCGACAGATTTAGTTACTATTTTAGATGGAGTTGTACTCAGCGGGAAGCGCCGAGAATTGCTAGCCGCTCGCTGGATTGTCAGTCAGTTAATGTTTGAAGGAAGAAGTAAGAAGGAAGAAGCAAGAAGCAAGAAGGAAGAGGAAGACGGGAGAAGAAATACGGGAGAAGGAAGAGGGGAGAATTTGTTAAATAATGCTCAATTGCAAGTGGCGAATTCTCGATTTTCGGCTGAATCTTTGGCAGTTGCAAGTGATTGGCAAGGGAGCTTGTTTGACTCTGTGGCAGGTAAATTGCAGTTAGATTTAGTGAATTTGACTGGCGTGCCTTTGGAAATCGATATTTTGCGATCGACAAAACAGCGCGAATTGATGAGTTCGATCGTGCGGAAGTTACGGGATTTGCTGGAGGAATTGCGTTTTTCGCAAGTGCAGCAAACTCAACTTTCGGAAAAAATGCCTGCTATTTTGCAAGATTTGTGGGAAGCGACAATCATAGATTTTTTCGGCAGGTACTATAGGGTGCAAACCGGAGAAACTAGGGTTGTTGACGGCAGTCAAAGCAGCTTGAAACTGCTAGAAAGCCAAGCGGGAAGCTCTGCGGCTTTATTTGCCGCCAGCAGTGTAGAAGTTGTGCCTGTGCTGCTGGCAGATGAAAAAGCAGTTGCCGTCGAAATCCTTGACAAAATCCCCATGACTGTTGATTTGTTTGCACATTTCCTATTTGAAATTCCGTTAACAGTTGACAATATTTCTTGTGTTGCTGGCAGCCCGCCAGCGATGCAGCGAGCTGAAGCTTTGTTAGAAAATTTGGTAATTCAAGTTGCTAGCGGAGTGGTGCAACCTCTGCTGAATAATTTTGCGGATATTGAGGAAATCAAGCAAACTTTTTACGATGGCAAGTTGATTTCCACACGAGAAATTGAGCGGTTTCGGAATGATTTATCGTGGAGATATCGCTGGGATAGCTATTTTGTAGAACCGAAAGCTATTTTTGAAAGCAGGTTTTGGTTGTTTGTTTTGGGCGATTCGGGAATTAAGAGAATTTCCATTTATGCTCCGAGAAATTTGGAGTTGGCACAGCTTTCTGGGTGGCAGTTGGCTTTGACTTTGCTGCTGGAAACTCGGGATGCGATCACACCTAGGGTTCGCGCGGTTATTTCGCTGTTGGGTGCTGCGGTTGTTTACGTTTTGACGCAGGTTATCGGGCGGGGAATTGGTTTGGTAGGGCGGGGAATTATTCAGGGGATTGGTAGTTCTTTGCAAGATACCAAATTCGGAAAAAATGGCTGA
- a CDS encoding CRR6 family NdhI maturation factor has translation MSIMIAIDADRINSLDLSPVRTVIEQWLAQGAIAQNEQQLQFEIEYPREELDPREISELPEVRLWFIRLDACYPWLPFLLDWKAGELARYSAMLVPHQFHRTQGIQYNPEALEMFLMSKIFVLTDWLNQQGIPSKSKLMAMSQMFGYDLEDAFFDVIVPHK, from the coding sequence ATGAGTATTATGATAGCGATTGATGCCGATCGCATAAACAGCTTAGATTTGTCTCCGGTGCGGACTGTGATCGAGCAGTGGTTGGCCCAAGGGGCGATCGCCCAAAACGAACAGCAGCTACAATTTGAAATAGAGTATCCGCGCGAAGAATTAGATCCGCGAGAAATCTCGGAACTTCCCGAAGTACGGCTTTGGTTTATTCGTTTGGATGCTTGTTATCCGTGGCTGCCATTTTTGCTCGATTGGAAAGCCGGAGAATTAGCCCGCTATTCCGCAATGTTGGTGCCGCACCAGTTCCACCGCACCCAAGGCATTCAGTACAATCCTGAAGCTTTAGAAATGTTTTTGATGAGCAAAATTTTTGTGTTGACTGATTGGTTGAACCAGCAGGGAATTCCTAGTAAATCGAAGTTGATGGCGATGTCGCAGATGTTTGGTTACGATTTGGAGGATGCCTTTTTTGATGTGATAGTACCGCACAAATAA
- a CDS encoding NAD(P)/FAD-dependent oxidoreductase, which yields MKTDYLIVGSGLSALVFGALMANSGKTVHILEAHEHPGGFGHSFTMAKKYRFNAQFHYVWDCGEGHTVDRVLKKLNLDRNVTFERYDPNGFDHMRMPGYALDIPSEAEELIRRLSALFPEAGDRIRKFVNEVEKTGEGLRKLAPPVKPIELLKNFGDVFCAIQHLNSTLQDVFDKFKLPQAAQTLLALQWPDFLLPPNQLSFYAWIALFRGYQEGAFYPTQHFEDVINSLVKVIESNGGKVLLNHEVTNFRLTDRTVTGVEAMDLTTHQTHEFTGDTVICNLDPKRAAKMIGEELFSKTVRRKLNYEYSASNYMVYCVVKDIDLRDYGFGNWNTFHSEHLDLNEAFAQMYDKNDFSRPSFAITTPTLLTEARGDCPEDCQIVEFLTVANYSYFKQLWESDRKAYRQKKQEILDSILDVVEKHYVPDFRKHMIFHITGSPTTNERFCWCPNGNSYGSTLTPKNMGVDRLNHETSLNNFYFCNASSGYPGFAPTFWTGALLYQRLSGDAILG from the coding sequence ATGAAAACAGATTACCTCATCGTCGGTAGTGGTTTATCAGCACTGGTTTTCGGAGCCTTGATGGCAAACTCCGGCAAAACCGTGCACATCCTTGAAGCTCACGAGCACCCCGGAGGCTTTGGCCACAGCTTTACAATGGCCAAAAAATACAGGTTTAATGCCCAATTCCACTACGTTTGGGACTGCGGCGAAGGACATACAGTCGATCGAGTCCTTAAAAAACTCAATCTCGATCGCAATGTCACCTTTGAGCGCTACGATCCGAATGGGTTCGACCACATGAGAATGCCGGGATACGCCCTAGATATTCCCTCGGAAGCAGAGGAACTAATCCGCAGATTGTCGGCGCTGTTTCCCGAAGCGGGCGACAGAATTCGCAAATTCGTCAACGAAGTCGAAAAAACCGGCGAAGGACTCAGAAAACTCGCTCCTCCCGTCAAACCAATTGAATTGCTCAAAAACTTCGGTGACGTATTCTGTGCCATCCAACACCTCAACAGCACGCTTCAAGACGTTTTTGATAAGTTCAAACTCCCGCAAGCCGCCCAGACCCTATTAGCCCTGCAATGGCCGGACTTTTTACTACCTCCGAACCAGCTTTCTTTCTATGCTTGGATTGCCTTATTTCGAGGCTATCAAGAAGGTGCATTTTACCCGACGCAGCATTTTGAAGATGTCATCAATTCTTTAGTTAAAGTCATTGAATCTAACGGCGGGAAAGTTCTACTAAACCATGAAGTCACGAATTTCCGGCTGACAGATAGAACTGTGACGGGAGTGGAAGCGATGGATTTAACTACTCATCAAACCCATGAATTCACTGGCGACACGGTGATTTGCAACCTCGACCCGAAAAGAGCGGCCAAGATGATTGGTGAGGAACTGTTCTCGAAAACAGTGCGACGGAAACTCAACTATGAGTATTCTGCATCCAACTACATGGTGTACTGCGTTGTCAAAGATATCGACCTCCGAGACTACGGCTTTGGCAATTGGAATACGTTTCATTCCGAACATTTGGATCTGAATGAAGCTTTTGCTCAAATGTACGATAAAAATGATTTTTCTCGTCCGAGTTTCGCGATTACCACGCCGACTTTACTGACCGAAGCGCGGGGAGATTGTCCCGAAGATTGTCAAATTGTGGAATTTCTGACTGTTGCTAATTACAGTTATTTTAAACAACTTTGGGAAAGCGATCGCAAAGCTTACAGGCAGAAAAAACAAGAAATTTTAGACTCAATTTTAGACGTAGTTGAAAAACACTATGTTCCAGATTTCCGCAAACACATGATTTTTCATATTACCGGAAGTCCTACGACTAACGAGCGCTTTTGCTGGTGTCCTAACGGCAATTCCTACGGTTCTACCCTGACGCCGAAAAACATGGGAGTCGATCGGCTAAATCACGAAACATCCCTTAACAATTTCTACTTCTGCAACGCCTCCTCGGGCTATCCAGGCTTTGCGCCGACATTTTGGACGGGCGCGCTGCTTTATCAACGTTTGTCCGGTGATGCGATTTTAGGGTGA
- a CDS encoding FAD-dependent oxidoreductase: protein MRIAIVGGGASGMATAYWLNKQGHHVTVLESQAILGGHIRTLNKNVLPNQSECKEILENGVLEFPTVFYNFLNLMGELGVELEPVQIGSALFLKDGGHFLSAVAIQKNFTGIRRLIEYLRLDSFYARSAGFILKMRFAKQHDFYDMPLSHSLRTSCIRNDWLKLLTMYSYSIPLELLDDFPAELAMPMLREYASVNWVRIKGGVYSYIEKILERFKGDILLNVEIAKIFRSADAVKIVLANGEIFEFDQVVFAVPPDQVMRLLAEPTEAETKRFVAWKPNYATTVLHSDTSMYDRYGIRKLSEFDFFEMDKGWGYNASLNQLCGITSAREYSLAFKLEEAIDKNQIIHIQKHHTPLYSVESFRYRDEVIETNGENNTYHAGAYLGDGLHEGAITSALRVAKLIG, encoded by the coding sequence ATGAGAATTGCAATTGTTGGGGGCGGAGCTAGCGGTATGGCTACAGCCTACTGGCTCAATAAACAGGGACACCATGTCACTGTTTTGGAAAGTCAAGCAATTTTAGGCGGACACATTCGCACGCTGAATAAAAATGTTTTACCAAATCAATCTGAGTGCAAGGAAATATTAGAAAATGGTGTCCTGGAATTTCCCACTGTGTTTTACAATTTCCTTAATTTAATGGGAGAGTTAGGTGTTGAATTAGAACCCGTACAGATTGGTTCTGCCCTGTTTTTAAAAGATGGCGGTCACTTTTTATCGGCGGTTGCTATTCAAAAGAACTTCACGGGAATCCGACGCCTAATTGAGTATTTGCGGCTCGATAGTTTCTACGCTCGCTCGGCGGGATTTATTTTAAAAATGCGGTTTGCTAAACAGCATGATTTCTACGATATGCCACTTTCTCATAGTTTGAGAACCTCGTGCATTCGCAATGATTGGCTGAAGTTGCTCACGATGTACAGCTATTCTATACCGTTGGAATTGCTCGATGATTTTCCAGCAGAATTGGCGATGCCGATGCTGCGAGAATATGCTTCGGTGAATTGGGTGAGAATTAAAGGCGGGGTTTATTCTTACATTGAAAAGATTTTGGAGCGGTTTAAAGGCGATATACTGCTGAATGTGGAGATTGCCAAGATTTTTAGAAGTGCTGATGCTGTAAAAATTGTGTTGGCGAATGGGGAGATTTTTGAGTTTGATCAGGTGGTTTTTGCGGTGCCGCCAGACCAAGTGATGAGGCTGTTGGCTGAGCCGACGGAGGCGGAAACGAAGCGGTTTGTGGCCTGGAAACCCAATTATGCCACGACTGTGCTACATTCGGATACTTCGATGTACGATCGCTACGGTATTCGCAAGTTATCGGAATTCGATTTTTTCGAGATGGACAAGGGCTGGGGCTACAATGCGAGCTTGAATCAGCTTTGTGGCATTACATCGGCGCGAGAGTACAGTTTAGCGTTTAAGTTGGAGGAGGCGATCGACAAAAACCAAATTATTCACATTCAAAAACATCACACGCCACTGTATAGTGTCGAGTCTTTTCGATACCGAGACGAAGTTATCGAGACTAACGGCGAAAACAATACCTATCATGCGGGAGCTTATTTGGGGGATGGTTTGCACGAAGGAGCGATTACCTCTGCTTTGCGAGTGGCAAAATTAATCGGGTGA
- a CDS encoding pentapeptide repeat-containing protein, whose translation MKVIELLNNYKNGCRDFAGADLGGADLSGAMLDGVNLSRANLSGANLSRSHLTKAELNGANLCRANLSFAKMGQVRLADAELTKANISGAYLVKAKLPRAKLSGAQLIGSNLRNAILWNANLCTADLQLVNLRGANLTGANLNWANCEGAKLSGAKLFATQLTGIILRKAYLNGIDLSRIDLNGINFSEAKLNGVNLESSNLVAANLSGAQLRGVKLIGADLTRANLVGVSLVQANLDWAKLCYADLSEADLSGATFIGANFDGTVLVSSTNAAPLKYGVCLTVTGYVAA comes from the coding sequence ATGAAAGTAATCGAGCTGCTCAATAATTACAAAAACGGGTGCAGAGATTTTGCTGGCGCCGACTTGGGCGGAGCCGACCTCAGCGGAGCTATGTTGGACGGAGTAAACCTTTCGAGGGCTAACCTGTCGGGAGCTAACCTGAGTCGATCGCACCTAACCAAAGCAGAACTCAACGGCGCCAACCTTTGCAGGGCAAATCTGAGTTTTGCCAAAATGGGGCAAGTCAGATTAGCCGACGCCGAACTCACGAAAGCCAATATCAGTGGAGCTTACCTCGTTAAAGCAAAACTGCCCAGGGCTAAGTTGAGTGGCGCGCAACTCATCGGTAGCAACCTGCGGAACGCCATCCTCTGGAATGCTAATTTGTGTACGGCTGACTTGCAATTGGTCAACCTGCGGGGCGCTAACCTCACGGGAGCCAACCTCAACTGGGCTAACTGCGAAGGAGCAAAACTCAGCGGTGCAAAGCTCTTTGCTACTCAACTAACAGGCATTATTCTCAGGAAAGCTTACCTCAATGGCATCGACCTCAGCAGGATAGACCTCAATGGTATTAACTTCAGCGAAGCCAAACTCAACGGGGTCAACTTGGAAAGCTCGAACTTGGTAGCAGCCAATCTCAGCGGCGCTCAGTTGCGCGGCGTCAAGTTGATCGGAGCAGATTTAACTAGAGCAAATCTAGTGGGAGTTTCTTTGGTGCAAGCAAACCTCGATTGGGCTAAGCTGTGTTACGCCGACTTGAGCGAAGCAGATTTGAGTGGCGCAACCTTCATCGGAGCTAACTTTGATGGTACTGTGTTAGTGAGTTCGACAAATGCTGCACCTTTGAAATATGGTGTCTGCTTAACTGTGACGGGTTATGTTGCAGCCTAA
- a CDS encoding helix-turn-helix transcriptional regulator has product MKSVFSDEYETFRRCMIAARKEAQLTQESVAKSLKKPQSFVAKYENGERRLDVIEFLLVAQAIGVDPCHIIRAISQKIFEVSCESKI; this is encoded by the coding sequence ATGAAATCTGTTTTTAGTGATGAATATGAGACATTCCGTCGCTGTATGATTGCGGCTCGTAAAGAGGCACAACTAACTCAAGAGTCTGTTGCTAAATCTCTGAAAAAGCCTCAATCTTTCGTAGCAAAGTATGAAAACGGCGAACGACGATTAGATGTAATTGAGTTTTTGTTAGTTGCTCAGGCAATTGGTGTAGATCCTTGCCATATTATTAGGGCAATTTCACAAAAAATATTTGAAGTATCTTGTGAGAGTAAGATATGA
- a CDS encoding DNA methyltransferase, protein MNPNPEPNSPSILKRKASSTVGRGKVANLNTNFNFSAWSDEYVTLNLGDSLQHYDNWEQPTVIISDGAYGILGFEGDTSDHIDLPNWYQPHIQAWSKAAIPCTTLWFWNSEIGWAVVHPILEKYGWRYVNSNIWNKGKGHIAGNVNTQKIRRFPVVTEICVQYVREVKVNELTLKGWLLQEWKRSGLPLRRANDACGVVDAATRKYFDQGHLWYFPPTEMFERLVNYANEYGSPQGKPYFSLDGNQSLTGQEWSKMRSKFRCPHGFTNVWDRQPLRGDERVKTISGKALHLNQKPLDLMNLIVEASTDENDVVWEPFGGLFSAALAARQLKRKAFSCEIDSDYFYYGVQRFNQEVHQYSLL, encoded by the coding sequence ATGAATCCTAACCCAGAACCAAATTCTCCCAGCATCTTAAAACGCAAGGCGAGCAGCACTGTTGGTCGTGGTAAAGTAGCTAACCTCAATACCAACTTTAATTTTTCTGCGTGGAGTGACGAATACGTTACTTTAAATCTCGGCGATAGTCTTCAGCACTACGATAATTGGGAGCAACCTACTGTCATCATTTCAGATGGAGCTTACGGTATTCTTGGGTTTGAAGGAGATACCTCAGATCACATTGATTTACCTAATTGGTATCAACCTCATATCCAGGCATGGTCAAAAGCAGCCATACCCTGTACAACACTCTGGTTTTGGAATTCAGAAATTGGTTGGGCTGTTGTGCATCCAATTCTAGAAAAATATGGTTGGCGCTATGTTAATTCCAATATTTGGAACAAGGGAAAAGGTCATATCGCAGGGAATGTTAATACACAAAAAATTCGCAGGTTTCCCGTTGTCACAGAAATCTGCGTTCAATATGTCAGAGAAGTAAAAGTTAATGAACTTACCTTAAAAGGATGGTTATTGCAAGAGTGGAAACGCTCTGGCTTGCCGTTACGACGGGCTAACGATGCTTGCGGGGTGGTGGATGCTGCAACCAGAAAATACTTCGATCAAGGGCATTTGTGGTATTTCCCTCCCACAGAGATGTTTGAAAGGCTAGTGAACTATGCAAATGAGTATGGTAGTCCTCAAGGAAAACCCTACTTTTCTCTGGATGGCAATCAGTCTTTAACGGGACAAGAATGGAGCAAAATGCGATCGAAATTTAGATGCCCTCACGGCTTTACAAACGTTTGGGATCGTCAACCTTTACGGGGCGATGAAAGAGTTAAAACTATCTCAGGAAAAGCATTGCATCTCAACCAAAAGCCTCTGGATTTAATGAACCTTATTGTTGAGGCATCGACAGATGAAAACGATGTTGTATGGGAACCTTTTGGCGGACTTTTTAGTGCTGCTTTGGCAGCACGTCAACTAAAACGGAAAGCCTTTTCTTGCGAGATAGACTCAGACTACTTCTATTATGGTGTACAGAGATTCAATCAAGAAGTTCATCAATACTCTCTTCTCTAA
- the surE gene encoding 5'/3'-nucleotidase SurE: protein MTIILTNDDGIDAPGIQALLQAVEGKTIMVAPQGQLSGCGHQVTAHSPIHVDRRSESEYAVGGTPADCVRIALNHVCPKPDLVLSGINAGGNLGVDVYISGTVAAVREAAMHGIPGIAISHWIKRPWEIDWDVATRWTSRVLADLLNRESKPGCFWNVNLPHLAPGSAEPEIVFCQPSTQPLPVVYRRDGDYFYYVGEYGNRDRASGTDVDVCFGGNIAVTEISL, encoded by the coding sequence ATGACGATAATTTTAACCAACGACGACGGCATAGACGCTCCGGGGATTCAGGCACTTTTGCAGGCTGTAGAAGGCAAGACAATTATGGTTGCTCCCCAGGGGCAGTTGTCGGGCTGCGGGCATCAGGTGACGGCTCACAGTCCGATTCATGTCGATCGGCGATCGGAATCTGAGTATGCTGTAGGGGGAACACCAGCCGACTGCGTGCGTATCGCTCTCAATCACGTTTGTCCAAAGCCAGATTTAGTGCTTTCGGGGATTAATGCGGGTGGCAATTTGGGCGTTGACGTATATATTTCGGGTACGGTTGCTGCGGTGCGGGAAGCAGCCATGCACGGTATTCCTGGAATCGCCATTTCCCATTGGATTAAAAGGCCTTGGGAAATTGACTGGGATGTCGCCACTCGCTGGACATCGCGCGTATTAGCCGATTTGCTCAACCGGGAATCAAAGCCTGGGTGTTTTTGGAATGTAAATTTACCGCATTTAGCGCCGGGAAGTGCGGAACCCGAAATCGTGTTTTGCCAGCCTTCAACGCAGCCACTACCGGTGGTTTACAGGAGGGACGGAGATTACTTTTATTATGTTGGAGAATACGGGAATCGCGATCGGGCTTCCGGGACTGATGTTGATGTGTGTTTTGGTGGTAATATTGCTGTGACTGAGATATCGCTGTGA
- a CDS encoding transposase has translation MTLTKAQTTASQVETLAKLYLEGNPAEISHETIAQLCDWLMDEFHQLPLNLQFSDYMRYDNAQEMFADIRKYQLWISADSYDSAVYPNPIYGFIFQGIHDYDHYLTDSDFSLKGEIAAYNFAAKRAPSLDIQKILYSEIVLRSAAYIYLGHMADPKIVFPYQSNR, from the coding sequence ATGACTCTCACGAAAGCACAGACAACCGCATCTCAAGTAGAAACCCTCGCCAAACTATACCTGGAAGGCAATCCAGCCGAAATTTCTCATGAAACCATCGCCCAACTCTGTGACTGGCTGATGGATGAGTTCCATCAATTGCCCTTAAATCTGCAATTTTCAGATTATATGCGTTATGACAACGCCCAAGAAATGTTTGCAGATATTAGGAAATATCAGCTTTGGATATCCGCCGATAGTTACGATTCTGCTGTTTATCCTAATCCAATTTATGGCTTTATTTTTCAGGGAATCCACGATTATGACCACTATTTGACAGATAGCGACTTCAGCTTGAAGGGAGAAATTGCGGCTTATAACTTCGCAGCAAAGCGTGCGCCGAGTTTAGATATTCAAAAGATTCTGTATTCCGAAATTGTACTCCGCTCTGCTGCCTATATTTATTTGGGACATATGGCAGATCCTAAAATTGTTTTTCCGTATCAATCAAACAGGTGA